A single genomic interval of Desulfuromonas sp. harbors:
- a CDS encoding GSCFA domain-containing protein, which yields MKNPYDNLPERFIWKSSVANKSMFDISELWDPKFHIKQNQHIVTFGSCFAQHIGNAMKQRGFKWLSTENPPYGLSETNCKAFNYNIFSARTGNIYTTTLLKQWTEWALGIKDVPDEIWEKEGRFFDPFRPRIEPNGFASQEEVGSSLDQTISSFREAIKKSHYFVFTLGLTESWVNSDLGYEYPMCPGTAAGKFDDIRHKFVNQQFNQVISALGKSMEMMREVNSDLKFILTVSPVPLMATNSNQHVLVATMASKSILRAVTSQLVANRGYVDYFPAYEIINSPVFKGAFFEPNQRSVNPYGVSFVMDNFFKCLVDKFGDLHKKTKQTPPIVKKSDEVCEEELLEAFCK from the coding sequence GAAATCTTCTGTTGCAAATAAAAGCATGTTTGACATATCTGAACTTTGGGACCCTAAATTTCACATCAAGCAGAATCAACACATCGTGACTTTTGGCTCTTGTTTTGCTCAGCATATTGGTAACGCTATGAAACAAAGAGGCTTCAAGTGGCTAAGCACTGAAAACCCACCATATGGTTTGAGCGAAACGAATTGTAAAGCATTCAACTACAACATCTTTTCTGCAAGAACAGGAAACATCTACACCACTACCCTTTTAAAGCAATGGACAGAGTGGGCCTTAGGCATAAAAGATGTACCTGATGAAATCTGGGAAAAAGAGGGGAGGTTTTTTGACCCATTTAGGCCAAGAATTGAACCTAATGGATTTGCTTCCCAAGAAGAGGTAGGTAGCTCTCTTGATCAAACAATTTCCTCGTTCAGGGAGGCTATTAAAAAATCACACTATTTCGTTTTCACATTAGGACTAACTGAGAGTTGGGTGAACTCGGACCTGGGTTACGAATACCCTATGTGTCCTGGCACTGCGGCAGGTAAGTTTGATGACATAAGGCATAAATTCGTAAATCAGCAATTTAATCAGGTCATCTCTGCCTTAGGCAAGTCCATGGAGATGATGAGAGAGGTGAATTCTGATCTAAAATTTATCCTGACAGTGTCTCCTGTTCCTTTGATGGCTACTAATTCGAATCAGCACGTACTTGTTGCGACGATGGCCTCAAAATCGATCTTAAGAGCGGTAACCAGCCAGTTAGTAGCTAACCGAGGCTATGTAGATTACTTCCCTGCATACGAGATCATCAATAGTCCTGTGTTCAAGGGGGCCTTCTTTGAGCCAAATCAACGAAGCGTGAATCCGTATGGTGTGAGTTTTGTTATGGATAACTTCTTTAAATGCCTTGTTGATAAGTTTGGTGACCTTCACAAGAAGACAAAACAGACGCCTCCCATAGTCAAAAAGTCGGATGAGGTTTGTGAGGAAGAGTTGTTGGAGGCTTTTTGTAAATGA